The following is a genomic window from Geoalkalibacter halelectricus.
GGGACTAGCTGCGTCGATGGGGAATAAAAAGTTGGGGGGCAGTTCCCTGCCCCCCAGAACCTTTTAGCAGGGATGGACGTTGGAAGATCCGACCACCCGAGGCTTGATGTACTTTTTCATGATGTCTCCCCTTTCTGGCTGTTGTTCGTCATCCCTCGCGGGACCAGGTTTATGGCTTAGTCCGGACCACCCGGAAAAGCATGCGGCAGAACGCGTTATTTCCAGCAATGCGGATCGGGCTCATCGAAGTCGCCGCCCACGGCAAGGGCACGCGCGGTACAGCCCCCCAAACAATCCTCAAAGGCTTCGCACCCCCCGCATTTGCCCTTGGCCGTTTTGTTGCGCATACGGTTGAGAACCGGCGAATTGAACCAGATTTGGTCGAAATCGTCACGCAGGATATTTCCGACAACGACCGGGATGAATCCGCAGGGGGTGATGTCCCCGTTCGGGCGCAGATGTAGGGAGAGTTTACCACAGGAACTTCCCTTTACCAAAGAGTTTTCGCGCGGATACTGCGGCAGGGAGGCAATCACCGGATCGTCGAAGGAGATAGCCAGATCGTGCGTCTCGTTTTTGACCGCCAGGGCGTCCAGGTAAAAGGCGCGCCACTCCGCGGGCGAGAGATCGAGTTCCTGGCGATTTTCAAATCCCTTGCCGCTGCATTTGAAATTGTGCAGATAAACCTGGGACACCCCATGGGCCCGCGCCAGGTCGAGCAAGTCGCGAAAATGCTGATGGTTGATGCGCGAAATGACCGAACTCATGGTCGTCTTGATCCCCACCGCGCGCAGGTGATCCAGGGCGGCCAAAGCCCGCTCGAAGGAGCCGGACCGGCAACGGAAATCATCATGCAGAGCGGCACGATGGCTATCGATGCTGATGCCGACGGTGGAAAAACCCGCAGCGCGCAAATTGTGCGCCGCATCGCGGTCCAGCAACCAGCCATTGGAATTCATGGAGACATTAAGGCCCCGATCGCGGGCATATGCGGCGAGTTCATACAAATCCGGGCGCAGCAGGGGTTCTCCGCCACCAAAGTTGATGAAGGGCACCTGCTTTTGCGCCAGGACATCAACGATGCGACGCAGCTCCGCCAGGGGCAACTCCTCGCCCTGCTCGTAGCGACTGTAGCAATGGGCACAGACGAAGTTGCAGCGAAAGGACAGCGTCCAGTTGAAGGTCAAGGGCGCCGAGAACAGATCCGTTAGGGACTCAGACATATTCCAGCCACCCTCTACTTTCAAGATCGGCAATAAAATCAGCGACATCGTCGACCAGTTCGGCTCGCTCAACGGCGAATTCGTCCGCCAGGGCGTCGACCACCTCGTCGAGCTCGCGACTACCGTCGCACAGGCTCCAGATGTGGCCGCCGACCAGGTT
Proteins encoded in this region:
- a CDS encoding GeoRSP system radical SAM/SPASM protein, whose translation is MSESLTDLFSAPLTFNWTLSFRCNFVCAHCYSRYEQGEELPLAELRRIVDVLAQKQVPFINFGGGEPLLRPDLYELAAYARDRGLNVSMNSNGWLLDRDAAHNLRAAGFSTVGISIDSHRAALHDDFRCRSGSFERALAALDHLRAVGIKTTMSSVISRINHQHFRDLLDLARAHGVSQVYLHNFKCSGKGFENRQELDLSPAEWRAFYLDALAVKNETHDLAISFDDPVIASLPQYPRENSLVKGSSCGKLSLHLRPNGDITPCGFIPVVVGNILRDDFDQIWFNSPVLNRMRNKTAKGKCGGCEAFEDCLGGCTARALAVGGDFDEPDPHCWK
- the pqqD gene encoding pyrroloquinoline quinone biosynthesis peptide chaperone PqqD, which codes for MKRPRRNPQIVWRHERRREEEVLKAQQRGESVDEYGTVILIVSGTMHQLNLVGGHIWSLCDGSRELDEVVDALADEFAVERAELVDDVADFIADLESRGWLEYV